In Parabacteroides timonensis, the genomic stretch CTTCAGTGTTTGCAGCCCGGTGAAGCGGAAGGGGATATTTAATAACACACAGACAACAACAAATGTTTGCGCCAGGTCCGGCTCGTTCACAAAATTGTAGATAAGTTTCTTTGCCACATTCCCATTGCGTTTCAACAGCACACCGCGGTCGGTAAAAGTGGTGCCGACTCCCAGTTGGGCAAACAGTTTCGCTCCGGCAGCATCACCTTGCAAACTGTTCCTGAATAGGCCGAGTAGTTCTATTTCAGCGTTTTTCGACAAAGCCATGATGGAATACCAGTAAGAGGCGGCACTCCAGTCAGACTCTACAGTAAAACGGATCGGTTTATATTCCTGAGGAAGTATCCTGATTGTCTGTCCGTTCCAAGTAGCTTTCACACCGAACAGCTCCATCAACTGCAATGTCAGGTTGATATAAGGACGGGAAATAATGTTCCCTTCGAGGTTTAGCGTCAGGCCATTCTCCATCAGCGGAGCGATCATCAATAAAGCAGATATATATTGCGAACTGATACCTCCATTCAATGAAATCTCGCCACCCTGCAAAGCACTTCCGAAAATACGTAAAGGAGGATAGCCTTCTTTTTCGATATATTCGATACGGGCACCTAAAGAATTCAGTGCATCGACCAGCAATTTAATAGGGCGGTTCTTCATCCGTTCCGTTCCGGTGATCGTCCATTCACCGATGATCTTGGAAAGGAAAGCAGTCAGGAAGCGCATCGCTGTTCCGGCTGCTTTTATATCGAAGTCACTACTATTGGAGTTCAACGCCCGGATCATCACCTCAGTGTCATCACAATCGGAAAGGTTCTGTATATCATACGGACTATAACTTAGGGCATTCAATATCAATGCACGGTTACTGATGCTCTTGGAAGCAGGAAGTTGTACGGAAGCCCGGATAGCTCCCTCCGGGCTTTTTATCAGATATTTCATTGCTTTTGTCTGTTCTTTAAATTAGAAGACAAAAGTACGGAAATTTCCGGATAGTTAGGTATTCTTTCTACGACTACTCTTTTTCCCGTGTTAAATTCTCCACTGCATTAGTTTGTACCGGGTTGAATACTTCGCCTGACTCGATCATATGGGGCATCAATGGAAAGATAGAGCCACAGGAATAGATAAAGGTGTGTCATTCATGTTCAATAATATTTAAAGCTTGTTCATTTCAAAAGAGACACGATATTCAGTCCGTATGGAAAACTTCTTCCATGGCTGCCCACCATTCTCCGGAAGCACGGTTCTCGATGGCTTGCTGACAAGGATCGGTCAGTTTCCACCATTCCTGTGTCGTAGGATCGGCAGCCATTCTTTGCATATCTTTTTCGTAATCATCACCGACAAACTTTTCATGCATATTAGATTAAGTCTCAGAAAGATATTGAATACAAAACAGCAGGAGTTTTCAATATTCGTGGTTATTTTGACTGTTTCCGACATTTACCGGCTTGGAATGGTAAAACGCAAAAAAACCCTGGCAATTTTACTTTTACCAGGGACTTTTATTATCTATGAGTAATCAATATCCTGGATTCTGTACCAATGAACCTTTGGCCAAATCGATTTCAGTTAAAGGAATTGCCCATAAGTAATTCTTGTTCGGATCGAACTTGCGTTGTTCCACCAATACTTTTTTCCCGTCGAAAGTCATACCGTAAGCTGGTTTATTCACACAAGCTTCGGTTGTCTTCCAACTACGGGTTTCAAACAAATGGATCCCTTCAAAGGTAAATTCCACACGGCGCTCACGTCGAATAGCATCACGCATTTGATCCTTCGTCAGACTAGCCGGTAAAGGAGGTAGTTCTACACTTGGACGCTGACGGATGTTGTTCACAGCATCATATACGGAAGCATCCGGTCCATTTAGCTCATTCTGGGCTTCTGCGTAGATCAGTAATATCTCAGCATAGCGGAACAGGATATAATTAGTCCAGCCGGGATATTCGTTTCCTACATTCTTTGGATTAATATATTTACGCATGGTATAGCCGGTACGGGTGGCATTTCCATTCCCCATTGCTCCTTCCGTGCTGTATATCTGTCCTCCGAATTCACAGCCATGCCACAAGATAGAATAAGCCAGGCGAGGATCACGATTCTCAAAAGGTTTATCCGGGTTATACAACTTCGAATCCTGTATGGATTTTCCATCCATACATTCATAAGAGTCGATAAGATCCAGCGTCGGCGACAAGGCCTCCCAACCGCCCATCATCAACGGGGAGAAGAATTGGTCGATCCAGCTGCCTGTGTAATCATAATCCAGTGCATTCTCCATGTACTGATGATCGAATATCACTTCGCTGTTATTTTCATGTTCAGCAGAGAACAGATCTCCATAATTACCATACAGACTGTAAACCCCCAGGTCCATTACTTCCTTTGCTGCACTAGCTGCCATATCATATTTCTTCATCAGGTAACTGATATGGGCTTTCAAAGCCAAGGCAGCCCCTTTATTAGCACGCCCCAGTTCCGTATTATCGGAGCGGGTTAACGGTAATTTTTGCGCAGCCTTATCACACTCCTCTACAATGAACTTATAAACTTCTTCTTCCGTATTACGTGAAGGTATTGTTTCGTTCAACTCCAGAGCATGTGTGAGAATGGGAACACCTCCGTAGAACTTCAACAAAGTTGCATGAAAATAAGCCCGTAAAAATTCTATTTCTCCGATAAGGACCGCTTTCTCCCCCTCTTTCATATCGACCTTGGCTATATTATCCAGGAAAATATTACAGCGGCGGATTCCCCGATAGGCATCTTGCCACACCTGCTTGAAGTGAGGATTCGAAGCTGTGGCGGTACAAGACGATATATCACCCTGTTCCGCATGAATATGAACGGGCACGGCGTTGTCTGTATAACAATCGAGCATAACCATATGATTACCCGATTGAACCAGGTAACGATAAGTTGCTGCGGAATACTTCACAGCATCTTCTTTCACCATCCAGAAAGATTCGTCTGAAAGCTGGTCTGTTGGGATCTTGTCTAAAAAACCATCGTTACAACCGGTTCCGGACAACAAAATAAGTGAGATAAATAAATATTTCAGTTTCATAATTCGTCTACAGTTTATTAAAATGAAAGGTTAACACCAAATGAATAATTTCTTGTCAGCGGATAATAGCTACTAGACACAGATAAGTCTTTCATATTGTAAGCAGATTCCGGATCGACACCGTCAAAACCAGTAATAGTGAACAGATTGTCTACACTAAAATACACTCTCAGGCGAGTTATGCCCGAATCAGCCAACACCCGTTTAGGTAATGAATAACCAATCTGCATATTTCTCATCTTCAGATAAGAGGCATTCTGCATCCAGAAAGTAGATGTCATCCAGTTCTTTTTCGAATCTTTCATCGACAGACGTGGATAAGTGGCATCCAGGTTATCCGCTGTCCAGCGATCCAGATGATATTCGGTTACTTTGCCACCGTTATAGAAAGCCTTGTTGATTTCAGCTTTTACAATAGCATCTACCATACCGGCTCCCTGCATCAATGCAGAAAAATCAAAATTCTTATATTCAAAGCCCAGACGAAGCCCAAAGTTTATTTTAGGGAAATAAGTACCTAACGACTGACGATCGTTTTCATCTATCTTATTATCGTTGTTCAGGTCTTTATACTTAAGATCGCCCGGCTTGGCTCCCCATATTTGTGTAGGGTGTGCGTCGATATCCGCCTGGTCTCTAAAAATGCCTTCACAAACATAGCCATAGATATTGTTTATAGGATCGCCTACCGAACGTCCGGGAGTATCACCTCCGCTCAAATCAGTAATTTCATTATGCACATAACTGAAATTGAACGTCGCATAATATTTAAAATCGTTGATCTGATTATTGTGGCTTATCTGCATTTCCATACCTGTATTACGAACCTTTCCGGCATTCTGCATCGGAGGTTTTACACCGACAATCTCAGGAATAGGCAACTCCAGTAAAATATCCCTGGTATTCTTGATAAAGAAGTCACCGGTAAAGCTCAACTTTCCACCGAAGGCATCTGCATCGACACCGACATCTATCTGGTCTGTCTTTTCCCAGGTAATAATGGAGTTAGCCATCTTATCATTAATTGAAATACCCGGATACAGCATATTTCCAAAGTTATAATCCTGACCGAACATATAAGTATTATAGAATGCATAATCGCCAATCTCCTGATTACCGAGCTGTCCCCAGGATGCACGGAACTTCAGGTTATCGATCCAGGAAGCTGTGAAAAAGCTTTCTTCAGACATACGCCAACCGGCAGAAAAAGAAGGGAATGCTCCGAAACGGTTGTATTTCGGGAAACGTGAAGTACCGTCGTATCTGAGGTTCGCTTCCAACAGATAACGGTTATCGAAGGTGTAGTTCACACGGGCAAATGCCGAACGTAAAGCATATTCTACCTTGTTTCCTTCGGTTGCCTGCGTCGTAACATCACCTGCATTTATTTCACCCAGGCTGTTATTCAGGGGAAGATCTTTACGGGACGCGCCCAGAATACGATATTGGTTATACAACTGAGAATACCCCAATAAACCTTTCAGGTCATGTTTACCGAAACTCTTCGCATAATCCAGATAAGCCTGCAGGTTTACCTCGAGCATCTTATTATCCTTATTTTCCACAGAACTGCGGGTTGTCCGGATGGGATCTGTAGAATCAGCCGTATAGAACTTCATACTCCGCAAAAAAGTATGTTCGTCTTTCAGATTAAAGGTCGTAGAGGCATTTCCACGCAAAGATAATCCTTCGAGAATCTTATAGGTAAAAGATGCACTTCCCTGGAAATTATTGTTGTAAGTACGCGCCAAACCACTTTCCCGAGCAGAAGCTACAGAGTTGTGCTCATTCTTAAACAGTCCGTAATTCCCATTCTGAAACTGAATCGGAGTAACTGGTGTTTCACGAAAAGCATAATACATTATATCTGTAATCCCGGTTGAAGGAGCAGCCATGCGGCTACGGTAAGCGGAAAGATTCAAGGACACATTCAATCGGTCGTTAATCTTTGCATCGAGGTTTGAGCGAACATTGAATTTGTTATAATCAGTATTCGGCATTAACCCTTCCTTATTATGATAGCCGAAAGAAAGAGAGTATTTAATTGCCTCAGATCCTCCGTTCACACTGAGATGATGGTTGTGGAACAGTCCGTTTTCACTGAACAAAGCATCCAACCAATCGCTATTGGCAAAATGATCGGGATCCGAACCGTCTTTTAACTTTTGCAGCGCCGTATCATCATATAACCCTTCCAGACCATCATTCTTATAGGCTTCATTCAGCAGAACACCATAGTTGTAAGAATCCAGATATTTCGGTAGACGAGTGGCCTGCTGCCAGCCCACATACCCGTTGTAAGAAATAACCGGCTTGCCTACAGCTCCTCGTTTTGTGGTAATCAAAACGACACCATTCGCTGCACGTACTCCATAGATGGATGCTGCAGCCGCATCTTTCAGGACGGAAATATTTTCAATATCATTCGGATCGACATTACTCATCGACGATTCTACGCCATCGACAATAACCATTGCTTCCGAGTTTCCTAACGTTCCAACACCACGGACACGCAGGGCAGCACCGTCCGCTCCCGGTTGTCCGGCATTTTGTACGATCGTTACACCCGATACATTACCTGTCAGCATATTGACCGGATCCGATGTCGTTCTGTTTTCAAGAACCTCTGCTTTCACACTACTCACGGCACCGGTCAGGTTCACTTTCTTTTGTGTTCCGTAACCGACTACGACGATCTCATCCAGATTTTGTGTATCGTCCAATAAAGATACAGGAATATCATTCCGGTTATTTACCGGGATATTCTGCTCCATATATCCGATATAAGAAACTTGTAAAATAGCATTCTGAGGCACTTCCAGAGTAAAATGCCCATCAAGATCCGTCACTGTACCATTCGTTGTTCCACGTTCTATCACATTCGCACCAATAACCGGTTCACCGGTTTTGTCTCTCACGACACCTGCCACCTTTTTCTTCTGCTGGGAAACTGATGCTTTCGTAGTCTTCTGCGAAATGACGATCATTTTCCCTTGAATAGAGTAACTCAATCCATTATCCAGTATAACCGACAAAACTTCTTCTACAGACGCATCCTTAAAATTATGGGTTATCTGTTTGTTTTCATTGACTTCATCCTTTTTATAAATGACTGAATATTGAAGCTGCTTTTCCACTTCCTTCAGAACTGTTTTCAAAGGAACATTCCTGAACTGTTGAGTGATTTTCTGAGCGTCCACCGATAAGGAGCCGGAAAGTAGCAAGGCCAGTATTAAAGACCTTCCCACAAGTTTTTTGTACATCATAAGATAGATAATTAGTTATTAGATTTAATACATATATAAACAAACGCGCTATTGTTTTCTAATATAAATGTCCTGTCCCTGCCGCTCAAAACGTATTGGGATAATATCTGACAGTGCCCTCAGGAACTGATCAATAGTCTCCTCGTTCCGCAATGAGACCCTGAAGGTGGCGTCTTCATCAAGCGTTGTATCCAGATGTATCTTCACATCATACTTTCTTGACAGGCGGACAGCCAATTCGCCCAAAGCTATTTCGTCATATTCGACTCTTCCTTCTATCCACGACCGGTATTGCGAGGCCTGTACATGATGGCTGGTAAAGTCTTTCGTTTCTTTATCGAAACAAATCATTTCGCCGGGCTTCACCTCCATTTGCCGACCTTGATACAATACCTCGACAGCTCCTTCCAATAAAGTCGTTGACGAAAAAGGATCTTCCGGATAAGATGTTACATTGAACTTGGTTCCTTTTACCACGACATCATAGCAACCGGTCTTTACCAGAAAAGGCGTTTTATCGGATTGCTTTTCCACTTCGAAATAGGCTTCTCCTTCCAGTTCTACCACCCTGTTCCTTGCATTAAAATTATCGGCATAGCGTAAAGTCGATCCGGCATTCAGCCAAACAACGGTTCCATCGGTCAGCATCACTCTGCTTTTCTCACCGTAAGCAGTGACCAAGGCAAAATAAGCGGGATCTACTTGCTTACTGAAAAGAGAAAATATCCCCAAAGAACCACCTAACAATACAACTACGATTACAGCGGCCACTGCCACCGCCTGGCGCAAACTATACCGTTTGGGCCTCAACATTTCCGACATACCGCCTTGTATATGGACACGTCGTTGCAAATGTTTCCATTCGCTGACGACATCCCGGCCGGGTACAACTGATTGCATCCACTCTTTTTCCCACAGACGGAACATTTCATAATTATCCGTACGGGCATTCACAAACAGAAAAAGTTCTTCCTCTTCCGGTAAGGTGATGTTCCCCTCAAAATAATGCACAGCTAATTGATGAATATTCTCCTTTTCCAATTCCATAATTTTTGCTTTCTATATGATGTAACAACTCATTTCTATTTTACCCAACCCCGGGAGGGTGTTTTTTATCATTGGAACTACTTTTTCTTTTACCGGTTGTGAGATCTATATATGATACTCCAGTAACCTCGGAGGAAGATTATAGATAGCTGATAGAGGAAGGGGCGACAAGTCTAATGTTTCCCTCTAATCGGATAACAACCATGCAATAACAACAATATAAATATCAAGCGGATACTTATCTTTAAAATATTTGGAGAAGGTCATTAAGGCTTTGGCTATATGCTTTTCAACAGCGGTCGTGGAGATACCTAAAGTTTCAGCTATCTCACGATTTTTCTTTTTATCAAAACGGCTCATAATAAATACTTCACGGCAACGTGGAGGCAATGTGTTTACAACGGTGTCCACCTGTTCCTGTAATTCCTTATATAATAAGGTACATTCGGGTGTCAGGTTAAAATCCAGACTATACAATTCTTCTTTCCCGGGAAGAGTGGCCAGATACTCGACATTATGCTGTTCTACGATTTGAATATGTTTTAAGTAATTCAGACAAGCATTCCGAACCATTGCAAACAAAAGGGAAGAGACGGATATGGCTTCTATTAACTGACGCTTTTCCCAGAATTTCAAAAAACTTTCCTGAATAATATCCCGTATGGCCTCCTGATCTTTCACAAAACGAGAGGCATATCCGCGCAAACGAGGATAATAGCTTCTGAAAAGAAATTCAAAAGCCTGATCGTTTCCGTTCTTTATTTCCTGCAATAATGTTTTCTCGTCGGTAAAATCTGCCATACATCACCATGTAACGCCGTTAATAGAAAGCAAAAGTATAGAAATTATTCTGAAATCTACACGACAAACCTTTCTTCTGCTTTCTACAAGTATTATTTTATATAAGATTTGAAAACAAAACAACCCTTCAGATCAACACATCCGAAGGGTTGTTAATAAAAATCAACGGTCTTTTTCAACCGGAATCTTCCCTTTTATTTTATTTATTCCAAAGTGGCTACCCAACCTCCGTTACGAACCATACGGATCGTTACACTCGAAGAAGCATTCACTTTCTTATTGTCCTTTTTATAATCCATCGCCTGACGCTCTGCATTTACGCCATCCTGGAAATAGTCTATATTATATTCTTTGCCTTCGGGCAGGAAGTCGAGGTTTATTGTGACCTCTTTTCCTTTACTTCCGGAAATACCTCCGATATACCATTTATCTCCTTTGCGACGAGCTACGACAACAGCTTCGCCCACTTTGGCATACAGGCAACGTGTTTCATCCCAGACAACCGGAACAGAAGCCATAAAATCCAAACAATCCTTCTCCCGGTTATAATAAATAGGATTATCAGCCAGCATTTGCAATCCACTTTCAAAGACAACATACAAAGCCAGCTGATAAGCACGGGTACCGACGCTCATGGCATTGGTACGGGTATAATGTACATCTTCGGGATGGGCACTGATCATCGAACCCGGTGTATAATCCATCGGACCGACAAAATTCCGCATAAAAGGCTGATAGATACTGTTGTCTGGTATACAGCGGTTTCCCTGTTCCATTCCCAGTACACCTTCGTAAGAGATCACATTCGGATACTTATGTTCCAGCCCTGCCGGTTTGAATGAGCCATGAAAATCGACAAACAAATGGTGCTTGGCTGCTTCTTTAGCCACACGTTCATAATAGTTTACCATCCACTGGTCGCTGCGATCCATAAAGTCGATCTTCACTCCGGCAATTCCCCATTCGTTGAATTTCTGGAACAGGTCGAAGTTATTTTCCACTGCCAGCCAGGTAAGCCAAAGGACTATTTTCACATTCCGTTCTTTGGCATAACTGATTAGTTCGAACAAATCGATCGTAGGATTGGGGATGAAAGGATTATAAGTCGTCTCGGCCCATCCTTCATCCATCAGCATATAAGGAATGCCATTGGCAGATGCAAAATCAATATAGTACTTATAAGAGTCCATATTATAACCGGACTTGAAATCCACTCCGTATAATGCTGCATCATGCCACCATTCCCAGGCAACATGACCGGGTTTTACCCAACTCACATCACCCAATACATTCTGGGACGATAACTTACAGACCATATCGTTTCCAATCAGCTGACGATCGTCTTTGGTAATCATGAAGAAACGCCACGGAAAGCTACGGTTACCGGAAGTACGTGCAATATAATCGGCTTCTTTTACAATTTTCAGACTGCGGTCGCCATCTTCACCAAACTCCAAAGGGCAATTCGGGAATACAGAAGTCAGGCCATTTCTTCCTGTACTTTTGAAAAACATACAGGGATAGTCGGACAGATCGGCTTCCGAAATCAATATCTTATATCCTTGCTCATTTTCCAGCAGGATAGGCAAATAGGTCATCTTATCATTTGCCTTATAGTCTGTTGTATGGATATGGGTATAAGGATATTCATACGATGTTTTAAAACTATTGGGTTGCGAGATATGGGCCAGATAATCGCTACCGAAATTGATACCGCAAGTTTCATCATAAATATCTATCTGTCCTTTTCTGGCTGTTATAAAACGATAGGCAACACCATCGTCGAACACTCTGAATTCGACAGAAAAATCTCCTTTGAAGTTAAGTAACAGGATATTGCAATTGTTCTCCACCACTGCATTCTTAAAGGAGATCTCAGGTTTTATCGTTTCATGAATAGTCCCTCGCTTGACAGTTTTCAACACGGCTGAAGTACCCAGTACCTCATCACCCAAATCCAACCGGAGGGAACAGTCTTTCAACAGAAGGTCGTCGCCGGCATAAACAGAATAAGCGATCTGTCCGGTAGTATTGACCGATACTTTCAACTTCTTATCAGGAGAATACACATCCTGAGTAGCAGCATGCATTTGTGCTGCAAAGAGTAAAAGCAGTAGCCAGAGGCTACTGCTTATTGATACTACTTTTTTCATATACTAGTTATTATTTATAATAAGACAAAGCCCACCATACATCATTCATATAATCGTTTGTCTTATTGGATAACTCAGCCGTTCCATTCAGATAGTTGGCTTCATTACGTACCATTTCATCCTGCGGATAAGGCAGACGACCGATCATCTTTCCATTTGTAACGCTTAACTTGCTGGGGTTCGGATTGTCGGTAATGACACTCGGATAATGCGTACGTCTCCAGTCGTTCCAGATTTGAAGACCATTGCCGAACAGTGCCAGCCATTTTTGTGTGATCACTTCATCCAAGGCACCTCTCAGGTTCATTGCTTTATTTTCACCCAGTGCGGGAACCGTACTGATATAGTTTTCAATTTCCTCATCGGTGATAGGAGCTCCGAGCAGGGTCAACGAACGCATACCCATGCGGATACCTTCCCGGTAATATGTATCTGCTGTTCCGGAGATATAGCCTTTCAACACCGCTTCAGCCAACAGGAAGTAAACTTCGGCTGCACCCATTACCGTTGTTGCGCCTTTCCGGTTGAGTACCGTTTCTTTTTTGAAAGAAGCAAAGCCGTAACGTCCGATATTAGGAGCGAAATCTTCATCAAATGTCATATTTTTCAAAACATCATCGACATCATCCATTTCGCATCCGTTCTTCATACCTTCGTAGTCCTCGTAATTGCCGTAATACTTTCCTTCGGCATCGTAAACGGCTGCTATATATTTCAAACGTGGATCGATTTGAGAAGCACTGTATTTCTTAAATGCAGAAATATAGGTACTTGAATAACAGTAACCACGTGAACCTATATAATATTGAATATCGGTAGCCCATTCATTATCGAGGTAACTGGGTTGTCCGGTCACTGTCGGCTGATGATTGACTTTTGCCACTTCATCCATCGAAGAAATAACCCCGGCAGCAACGGCTTTACCCACATACTTCTTAGCCAGTTCCGGTTCTACATTCGATATCTGGATAGCCATACGCAGCATAAGTGAAGCTCCGAATTTAATCCATTTGTCGCGACTACCGCCATACAGGATATCGTCTTCGAAAACCGGATCTGAAGAGTTTTGCAATGTTTGAACTCCATCATCCAGTAATTGCAGAAGACCTTTGAACTTATCCGTTCCCAAATAGATATCCTTTTCAGTTCTGTATACAGGATAAGAAATTCCATTCAGCGCCTTTCCTCCTTCATCATAAGGAACGGGACCGAATGTATCGGTATATCTGCTTGAGACAAGTACACGGACGATATCGACCTGTGCTTGTTTGGAGGCCGAAGCAGTTTCCTCTGCCAGTTGATCGTCCATCAGGTTGATGTAACGCAGATAGTCTACACAATAAGATCTCCATATACTTGAGTAAACACCCATTGCGGTTCCGTCTACCGTAAAAGTATTACCGACGATGTCGTAGTTACCATTGGTGGTTGCTGTATACTGCATCATCGGAGCGAAATATTTCATTTCGCCGGAAGGTATACTCAGCGTACCTACTACATTGTGGAAAAGGTTGTCTGTTCCTACCTTTGTCACTTTATTGGGATCTTTATTCAAATCACCAAAGTCGGCATTACAATTAGTCAATGTAAGTCCCAGTAATGCTATCGACAAATAATTTATTATATGTTTCATTGTTTACCAGTGTATTAAAATTTAAGATTCAGATTTATACCTAACGAACGTACAGCAGGTTCACCGCCATTTTCAACACCTTCCA encodes the following:
- a CDS encoding 3-phosphoshikimate 1-carboxyvinyltransferase, whose amino-acid sequence is MKYLIKSPEGAIRASVQLPASKSISNRALILNALSYSPYDIQNLSDCDDTEVMIRALNSNSSDFDIKAAGTAMRFLTAFLSKIIGEWTITGTERMKNRPIKLLVDALNSLGARIEYIEKEGYPPLRIFGSALQGGEISLNGGISSQYISALLMIAPLMENGLTLNLEGNIISRPYINLTLQLMELFGVKATWNGQTIRILPQEYKPIRFTVESDWSAASYWYSIMALSKNAEIELLGLFRNSLQGDAAGAKLFAQLGVGTTFTDRGVLLKRNGNVAKKLIYNFVNEPDLAQTFVVVCVLLNIPFRFTGLQTLKIKETDRIEALKTELRKLGYLLTDSNDSILEWNGERCEPESDPVIATYEDHRMAMAFAPAALVLAQGIKIADPGVVTKSYPAYWDDLREIGYTVEEV
- a CDS encoding L-rhamnose mutarotase, coding for MHEKFVGDDYEKDMQRMAADPTTQEWWKLTDPCQQAIENRASGEWWAAMEEVFHTD
- a CDS encoding RagB/SusD family nutrient uptake outer membrane protein, with the protein product MKLKYLFISLILLSGTGCNDGFLDKIPTDQLSDESFWMVKEDAVKYSAATYRYLVQSGNHMVMLDCYTDNAVPVHIHAEQGDISSCTATASNPHFKQVWQDAYRGIRRCNIFLDNIAKVDMKEGEKAVLIGEIEFLRAYFHATLLKFYGGVPILTHALELNETIPSRNTEEEVYKFIVEECDKAAQKLPLTRSDNTELGRANKGAALALKAHISYLMKKYDMAASAAKEVMDLGVYSLYGNYGDLFSAEHENNSEVIFDHQYMENALDYDYTGSWIDQFFSPLMMGGWEALSPTLDLIDSYECMDGKSIQDSKLYNPDKPFENRDPRLAYSILWHGCEFGGQIYSTEGAMGNGNATRTGYTMRKYINPKNVGNEYPGWTNYILFRYAEILLIYAEAQNELNGPDASVYDAVNNIRQRPSVELPPLPASLTKDQMRDAIRRERRVEFTFEGIHLFETRSWKTTEACVNKPAYGMTFDGKKVLVEQRKFDPNKNYLWAIPLTEIDLAKGSLVQNPGY
- a CDS encoding TonB-dependent receptor; the encoded protein is MYKKLVGRSLILALLLSGSLSVDAQKITQQFRNVPLKTVLKEVEKQLQYSVIYKKDEVNENKQITHNFKDASVEEVLSVILDNGLSYSIQGKMIVISQKTTKASVSQQKKKVAGVVRDKTGEPVIGANVIERGTTNGTVTDLDGHFTLEVPQNAILQVSYIGYMEQNIPVNNRNDIPVSLLDDTQNLDEIVVVGYGTQKKVNLTGAVSSVKAEVLENRTTSDPVNMLTGNVSGVTIVQNAGQPGADGAALRVRGVGTLGNSEAMVIVDGVESSMSNVDPNDIENISVLKDAAAASIYGVRAANGVVLITTKRGAVGKPVISYNGYVGWQQATRLPKYLDSYNYGVLLNEAYKNDGLEGLYDDTALQKLKDGSDPDHFANSDWLDALFSENGLFHNHHLSVNGGSEAIKYSLSFGYHNKEGLMPNTDYNKFNVRSNLDAKINDRLNVSLNLSAYRSRMAAPSTGITDIMYYAFRETPVTPIQFQNGNYGLFKNEHNSVASARESGLARTYNNNFQGSASFTYKILEGLSLRGNASTTFNLKDEHTFLRSMKFYTADSTDPIRTTRSSVENKDNKMLEVNLQAYLDYAKSFGKHDLKGLLGYSQLYNQYRILGASRKDLPLNNSLGEINAGDVTTQATEGNKVEYALRSAFARVNYTFDNRYLLEANLRYDGTSRFPKYNRFGAFPSFSAGWRMSEESFFTASWIDNLKFRASWGQLGNQEIGDYAFYNTYMFGQDYNFGNMLYPGISINDKMANSIITWEKTDQIDVGVDADAFGGKLSFTGDFFIKNTRDILLELPIPEIVGVKPPMQNAGKVRNTGMEMQISHNNQINDFKYYATFNFSYVHNEITDLSGGDTPGRSVGDPINNIYGYVCEGIFRDQADIDAHPTQIWGAKPGDLKYKDLNNDNKIDENDRQSLGTYFPKINFGLRLGFEYKNFDFSALMQGAGMVDAIVKAEINKAFYNGGKVTEYHLDRWTADNLDATYPRLSMKDSKKNWMTSTFWMQNASYLKMRNMQIGYSLPKRVLADSGITRLRVYFSVDNLFTITGFDGVDPESAYNMKDLSVSSSYYPLTRNYSFGVNLSF
- a CDS encoding FecR family protein, producing MELEKENIHQLAVHYFEGNITLPEEEELFLFVNARTDNYEMFRLWEKEWMQSVVPGRDVVSEWKHLQRRVHIQGGMSEMLRPKRYSLRQAVAVAAVIVVVLLGGSLGIFSLFSKQVDPAYFALVTAYGEKSRVMLTDGTVVWLNAGSTLRYADNFNARNRVVELEGEAYFEVEKQSDKTPFLVKTGCYDVVVKGTKFNVTSYPEDPFSSTTLLEGAVEVLYQGRQMEVKPGEMICFDKETKDFTSHHVQASQYRSWIEGRVEYDEIALGELAVRLSRKYDVKIHLDTTLDEDATFRVSLRNEETIDQFLRALSDIIPIRFERQGQDIYIRKQ
- a CDS encoding RNA polymerase sigma-70 factor; translation: MADFTDEKTLLQEIKNGNDQAFEFLFRSYYPRLRGYASRFVKDQEAIRDIIQESFLKFWEKRQLIEAISVSSLLFAMVRNACLNYLKHIQIVEQHNVEYLATLPGKEELYSLDFNLTPECTLLYKELQEQVDTVVNTLPPRCREVFIMSRFDKKKNREIAETLGISTTAVEKHIAKALMTFSKYFKDKYPLDIYIVVIAWLLSD
- a CDS encoding glycoside hydrolase family 97 protein is translated as MKKVVSISSSLWLLLLLFAAQMHAATQDVYSPDKKLKVSVNTTGQIAYSVYAGDDLLLKDCSLRLDLGDEVLGTSAVLKTVKRGTIHETIKPEISFKNAVVENNCNILLLNFKGDFSVEFRVFDDGVAYRFITARKGQIDIYDETCGINFGSDYLAHISQPNSFKTSYEYPYTHIHTTDYKANDKMTYLPILLENEQGYKILISEADLSDYPCMFFKSTGRNGLTSVFPNCPLEFGEDGDRSLKIVKEADYIARTSGNRSFPWRFFMITKDDRQLIGNDMVCKLSSQNVLGDVSWVKPGHVAWEWWHDAALYGVDFKSGYNMDSYKYYIDFASANGIPYMLMDEGWAETTYNPFIPNPTIDLFELISYAKERNVKIVLWLTWLAVENNFDLFQKFNEWGIAGVKIDFMDRSDQWMVNYYERVAKEAAKHHLFVDFHGSFKPAGLEHKYPNVISYEGVLGMEQGNRCIPDNSIYQPFMRNFVGPMDYTPGSMISAHPEDVHYTRTNAMSVGTRAYQLALYVVFESGLQMLADNPIYYNREKDCLDFMASVPVVWDETRCLYAKVGEAVVVARRKGDKWYIGGISGSKGKEVTINLDFLPEGKEYNIDYFQDGVNAERQAMDYKKDNKKVNASSSVTIRMVRNGGWVATLE